One genomic segment of Catalinimonas alkaloidigena includes these proteins:
- a CDS encoding acylphosphatase, which yields MYTTQSVSMAKCRVFFFRASTQDKAESLGILGWVKNEPDGTVKIEAEGPEQQMQEFIDWCKQGPTYAKVEKVDLKEDNPQGFVRFEIKQ from the coding sequence ATGTACACTACACAATCCGTGTCTATGGCAAAGTGCAGGGTGTTTTTTTTTAGAGCCAGCACTCAGGACAAGGCAGAGTCTTTAGGGATACTGGGATGGGTAAAGAATGAACCCGATGGTACTGTAAAAATAGAAGCTGAAGGCCCTGAACAGCAAATGCAGGAGTTTATTGACTGGTGCAAGCAGGGACCGACCTATGCCAAAGTAGAAAAGGTAGATTTGAAAGAAGACAATCCTCAGGGATTTGTCCGTTTTGAGATTAAGCAGTGA
- the deoC gene encoding deoxyribose-phosphate aldolase, producing MKNIHRFLEHTALSPTLTYQEVEKMIEQAHDHQFAGLCLPPFWVKKAKRDLGNADVQMVTVVGFPFGYQMSQTKEAEIRQALKDGADELDVVMNISAFKSGLPWAKIELAKYATLIHEEEAFLKVIIETAYLSEEELRTACKICADAGADFVKTSTGIAPEGAKVEHIRLMREILPSNVGIKASGGIKTLKQTISMLEAGADRIGTSSAIYIINQSNKQI from the coding sequence ATGAAAAATATTCACCGCTTTTTAGAACATACCGCTCTCTCGCCTACCCTGACTTATCAGGAAGTAGAAAAAATGATAGAGCAAGCCCACGATCATCAATTCGCAGGTTTATGCCTTCCTCCTTTCTGGGTGAAAAAAGCCAAGCGGGACTTAGGCAATGCAGATGTACAAATGGTAACCGTGGTTGGTTTTCCCTTTGGCTATCAGATGAGCCAAACCAAAGAAGCTGAAATCCGTCAGGCACTTAAGGATGGTGCTGATGAGCTAGACGTGGTCATGAATATTTCGGCTTTTAAGTCGGGCTTACCCTGGGCTAAGATTGAGCTGGCAAAGTATGCAACCCTTATACACGAGGAGGAGGCTTTTCTGAAGGTAATCATTGAAACCGCTTACCTGTCGGAAGAGGAGCTCCGTACTGCCTGTAAAATTTGTGCAGACGCAGGGGCCGATTTTGTAAAAACTTCCACAGGAATAGCTCCTGAAGGAGCAAAAGTAGAGCATATCCGACTAATGAGAGAAATATTGCCTTCTAATGTAGGCATCAAAGCTTCGGGAGGCATTAAGACACTGAAACAAACTATAAGCATGCTGGAAGCCGGCGCCGACAGGATAGGTACTTCTTCCGCTATATATATTATTAATCAATCTAATAAGCAAATATGA
- a CDS encoding porin family protein, with protein sequence MKNLNRLVIFSLFFALLYLPKEVQAQMDDSRIGIKGGVNASNFYSNEVGDQNVRLGFNVGVFTEIAVSEGFSLQPELLLSTKGNRATYGNDDGVLDFVDAEGEVKTNLTYLDIPILAKVTLGETLNLHVGPYASYLLGANVSTDGDLADGSEELDRDNFKSWDYGLAAGIGVDLEAVSIGARYNLGLTEIAKTTAAEAVFDNSKNSVIQAYIAIGL encoded by the coding sequence ATGAAAAATTTAAACAGGCTAGTAATTTTTTCTCTATTTTTTGCGCTGCTGTATCTTCCAAAAGAAGTCCAGGCTCAGATGGATGACTCCCGTATCGGGATAAAAGGAGGTGTAAATGCTTCAAATTTCTACAGCAATGAAGTAGGCGACCAAAATGTACGTCTGGGCTTTAACGTAGGGGTATTTACTGAAATAGCAGTTTCTGAAGGTTTTAGTCTCCAACCAGAACTGTTGTTATCCACTAAAGGTAATCGTGCCACTTATGGCAATGACGACGGTGTACTGGACTTTGTAGATGCTGAAGGAGAAGTAAAAACAAATCTGACCTATCTTGATATTCCTATATTGGCCAAAGTGACTTTAGGTGAAACATTAAATCTTCATGTAGGGCCGTATGCCAGCTATCTTTTGGGAGCCAACGTCTCTACTGATGGTGATTTGGCGGATGGTTCAGAAGAACTGGACAGAGATAATTTTAAATCTTGGGATTATGGATTGGCCGCTGGCATAGGAGTAGACCTGGAAGCGGTAAGCATCGGCGCACGCTACAACCTGGGACTGACCGAAATTGCTAAAACTACCGCAGCAGAAGCCGTATTTGATAATTCCAAAAATTCTGTAATTCAAGCATATATAGCGATAGGCTTATAA